In one Desulfosporosinus sp. Sb-LF genomic region, the following are encoded:
- a CDS encoding DNRLRE domain-containing protein — MAVITIQPGPGVAKDTFVDTLYNPGSPSSATGTMFQIGNYPGQTTDPETSEVSYYVAHYRTYIQFDLTGITGSINSAILSIYGYNNVPTFTTSAKALTATWNAVTLTGATVPPNETTKYASQTMTSGVGWKNYDITALVNRWVNLGFANNGVVLDDDDPIVYDGVTGSQQSFYSGDYTTDATKRPKLVIDYGAGAVTVSPSLSSTSTVTVAFNAIPARLLFPTMALSSLSTVNAQFGTIASVYISPSIQSTSQVSVTITTPPIIYFSAALTSTSTVIAAPKVIVPEYFALRGQVTIGGLPVAGAYVRVIADNGANIFTTTTDASGNYDVDVNAEGLYHVFCYKQDTNGDIYSSVAQPYITVAAS; from the coding sequence ATGGCTGTGATAACGATTCAACCCGGTCCTGGCGTGGCGAAGGACACTTTCGTCGATACCCTATATAACCCAGGTAGTCCTTCATCTGCGACCGGGACGATGTTTCAGATTGGAAACTACCCCGGTCAAACGACTGATCCAGAAACCTCAGAAGTGTCATATTATGTGGCCCATTACCGAACGTATATCCAATTTGATCTGACGGGGATCACGGGTAGTATCAACTCGGCGATATTAAGTATCTACGGGTATAACAACGTCCCAACCTTTACAACATCTGCAAAGGCCCTAACAGCAACTTGGAATGCAGTAACACTAACAGGAGCCACCGTGCCACCCAATGAAACAACTAAATACGCATCTCAAACAATGACGAGCGGTGTTGGTTGGAAGAATTATGACATTACGGCACTTGTTAATCGGTGGGTTAATCTCGGCTTCGCGAATAATGGGGTTGTATTAGACGACGATGACCCAATCGTATATGACGGGGTGACAGGATCACAACAAAGTTTCTACTCAGGTGACTACACAACAGACGCAACAAAAAGACCTAAATTAGTTATTGACTACGGCGCTGGGGCCGTAACGGTCAGCCCCAGCCTAAGCTCAACATCAACGGTGACTGTTGCCTTTAACGCGATCCCGGCACGGTTACTTTTCCCGACGATGGCCCTTTCATCTTTATCCACGGTCAATGCCCAATTCGGGACGATTGCCTCAGTTTATATCAGCCCCAGCATACAATCCACATCGCAAGTCTCGGTCACAATAACCACACCGCCTATTATTTACTTCAGCGCCGCCCTTACCTCAACATCCACAGTCATCGCTGCACCGAAGGTCATCGTCCCTGAGTATTTCGCCCTCCGGGGGCAGGTTACGATCGGAGGGCTCCCTGTCGCGGGCGCTTACGTTAGAGTGATCGCTGACAACGGAGCGAACATCTTCACGACGACGACCGACGCTTCTGGAAACTACGATGTTGATGTGAACGCGGAGGGGTTATATCACGTTTTCTGCTACAAGCAGGATACCAACGGAGATATATACTCGTCGGTCGCTCAACCGTATATTACCGTGGCAGCGTCATGA